A portion of the Leptospira licerasiae serovar Varillal str. VAR 010 genome contains these proteins:
- a CDS encoding lipoyl domain-containing protein, giving the protein MASKTEDFELITPDLGDTDKIELVRWNFQLGDQINEGAEVCELVTDKASFPMESPINGILARIDREKGSIIKKGEILGMIRRKVSE; this is encoded by the coding sequence ATGGCATCAAAAACCGAAGATTTCGAACTGATCACTCCCGATTTGGGAGACACTGACAAAATCGAACTAGTTCGATGGAATTTTCAGTTGGGAGACCAAATCAATGAAGGAGCAGAAGTCTGCGAACTAGTCACAGATAAGGCTTCTTTTCCGATGGAATCTCCGATTAACGGAATACTTGCGAGAATCGACAGAGAGAAAGGTTCCATCATCAAAAAAGGAGAAATCTTAGGAATGATC